A single genomic interval of Zingiber officinale cultivar Zhangliang chromosome 4A, Zo_v1.1, whole genome shotgun sequence harbors:
- the LOC121973483 gene encoding mitogen-activated protein kinase kinase kinase 18-like, whose product MAIGEWRRGPTIGRGSTATVSAAVASPSGLVFAVKSADLCFSAPLQREQAILSSLRRHPNVVSCLGSDVAAGVYNLFLEYAPLGSLYDRIAARGGRIKEAEIRSYAGDLLHGLAHLHAAGVAHCDVKTRNVLLWPGGGAKLADFGCARRTSGAAPSVAGTPMYMAPEAARGEEQGAPADVWALGCTVVEMATGQPPWPDITDPVAALHRAGFTADVPEWPGWLSPEARDFVAKCLRRDARERWTAETLLRHPFVSKTTCSPENTSPPADQVWVSPKSTLEQGMWDSQEEEEEEEEEEEENHSDSSRERLRRLAGSVSQAINWETDGYWITVRSNEDESAAATAKADLIASDPHSFDSIQSEIPENRNDPFAGESMNQTVEQTHNSPLDTSSKNTIFFSNSQHFNYVLRSLKKTEKCNHIPPRDHQKGDAISKK is encoded by the coding sequence ATGGCCATCGGAGAGTGGCGTCGAGGCCCGACCATCGGCCGCGGTTCTACCGCCACTGTCTCCGCCGCGGTAGCGTCCCCCTCCGGCCTCGTCTTCGCCGTCAAGTCCGCCGACCTCTGCTTCTCCGCCCCCCTGCAACGAGAGCAGGCAATTCTCTCATCGCTCCGCCGCCACCCTAACGTCGTCTCCTGCCTTGGCTCCGACGTCGCCGCCGGAGTCTACAACCTCTTCCTCGAGTACGCCCCTCTAGGCTCGCTCTACGACCGCATAGCGGCGCGCGGCGGCAGAATCAAGGAGGCGGAGATTCGCTCCTACGCCGGAGACCTCCTACACGGCCTCGCTCACCTCCACGCTGCCGGCGTCGCTCACTGCGACGTCAAAACCCGGAACGTCCTGCTCTGGCCCGGAGGAGGCGCGAAGCTGGCGGACTTCGGGTGCGCGCGGCGGACTTCTGGGGCGGCGCCGTCGGTGGCAGGGACGCCGATGTACATGGCGCCGGAGGCCGCGCGCGGCGAGGAGCAGGGAGCGCCGGCCGACGTGTGGGCGCTCGGGTGTACGGTGGTCGAGATGGCCACAGGGCAGCCGCCGTGGCCCGACATCACCGACCCGGTCGCGGCCCTGCACCGCGCCGGGTTCACGGCGGACGTCCCCGAGTGGCCCGGATGGTTGTCGCCGGAGGCCAGGGACTTCGTGGCGAAGTGTTTGAGGAGGGACGCGCGTGAGCGGTGGACGGCGGAGACGCTGCTGCGGCACCCGTTCGTCTCCAAGACGACTTGCTCGCCGGAAAACACCTCCCCTCCAGCCGACCAAGTTTGGGTCTCCCCGAAGAGCACGCTGGAGCAGGGAATGTGGGActcccaagaagaagaagaagaagaagaagaagaagaagaagagaaccaCTCCGACAGCTCGAGGGAGAGGCTCCGGCGACTCGCCGGCAGCGTCTCTCAGGCGATCAATTGGGAAACCGATGGCTATTGGATCACAGTGAGATCCAACGAGGATGAATCTGCCGCAGCGACAGCAAAAGCCGATCTCATTGCTTCAGACCCACACTCCTTCGATTCAATTCAATCGGAAATTCCAGAAAACAGAAACGATCCATTTGCCGGAGAATCTATGAATCAAACTGTAGAACAGACACATAATTCCCCTCTTGACACTAGTAGTAAAAACACAATCTTTTTCTCAAATTCTCAGCACTTCAATTATGTTCTTCGTTCTCTCAAAAAAACAGAAAAATGTAATCATATTCCTCCAAGAGATCATCAAAAAGGGGACGCCATTTCCAAGAAGTAA
- the LOC121972544 gene encoding uncharacterized protein LOC121972544 — protein MSLRCGVVLRPWSVHGSPVIPCRTGFPSVVAFNHTRHRLVGSDQLRIQLDQLRVEAEITRSKANNARLRLMRLTEAAENLQKTAAKSIQVGKENEARELLIQKKKLLQALEKSKNRIEVLDKLSAKAISLKETQLIGQVAIPPVDNQLDSHQQIHFISPNEETYEKSSSGSSETLLKHMFEQIDLKLCSVEADIDNFLSAQTEESKEVQVNAKLELCEILKDVLRIREK, from the exons ATGAGCTTGCGATGTGGAGTCGTCCTCCGCCCGTGGTCCGTCCATGGCTCCCCAGTGATCCCTTGCCGGACGGGTTTTCCCTCCGTGGTGGCCTTCAACCATACGCGGCACCGCCTCGTGGGTTCCGACCAGCTGCGGATTCAGCTGGACCAACTGCGCGTCGAGGCCGAGATCACCCGCTCAAAAG CAAATAATGCACGATTGAGGCTTATGCGTCTTACAGAGGCAGCTGAAAATCTCCAAAAAACAGCTGCTAAAAGCATCCAAGTCGGTAAGGAAAATGAAGCAAGGGAATTGCTAATACAAAAGAAGAAGTTGTTGCAAGCATTGGAGAAATCAAAGAATCGAATTGAGGTGCTTGACAAACTTTCAGCAAAG GCGATTTCTCTAAAGGAAACACAACTAATTGGACAAGTTGCCATTCCACCTGTAGATAACCAGTTGGACTCTCACCAACAAATTCATTTCATCAGCCCAAATGAAGAAACTTATGAAAAATCCAGTTCAGGAAGTTCAGAGACCTTGCTCAAGCATATGTTTGAACAAATTGATCTGAAACTTTGTTCGGTAGAAGCTGACATAGATAATTTCTTAAGCGCCCAAACAGAAGAAAGCAAAGAAGTGCAGGTGAATGCAAAACTAGAGTTATGTGAGATTCTGAAGGATGTACTCCGCATCAGAGAAAAGTAA